From bacterium, one genomic window encodes:
- a CDS encoding tetratricopeptide repeat protein, whose protein sequence is MTDSAQDHIERGLELKNSGQYDQALEEFQAAMDDDPACDEIYHQIGLVYYFTGEFEENVVWLEKAVVINPSNLKARIDLALSYMSIFGDNDKAREQLEEVLRQDPSHEEANRHIVFL, encoded by the coding sequence TTGACGGATTCGGCGCAAGATCATATCGAGCGTGGTCTCGAATTAAAAAATAGTGGACAGTACGACCAGGCGCTGGAAGAGTTCCAGGCAGCCATGGACGATGATCCTGCGTGCGACGAGATTTATCATCAAATCGGTCTTGTCTATTATTTCACCGGCGAGTTCGAAGAAAATGTTGTTTGGCTTGAGAAAGCGGTCGTAATCAATCCAAGCAACTTGAAGGCGCGAATTGATTTAGCTTTGAGTTATATGTCGATATTTGGCGATAACGACAAGGCTCGAGAGCAATTGGAAGAGGTTTTGCGCCAAGACCCATCCCATGAAGAAGCAAATCGTCATATTGTATTCCTCTAA
- a CDS encoding AAA family ATPase, translating to MKFSEIIGHQEAIDQLRRAHSAGRISHALLLVGPPSVGKSSLANALASTLLCEKGDQLGDPCGKCSSCQRMGANGHPDLTELAPEGAGEIISIKTLRERVFSTAIYAPAIAPKKVFLLNRADRLGSDASHSLLKILEEPPPYVNFILTSDSTEMILGTILSRCRIMRVGTVSQVEIANALHSRFGIDPERAALFASYADGAPGKAIALAQDPDQADSLDELAQFCEDLGGASEAQALRMAERFRELASRSKKSGEEDRSSRLAFVVAFDMLAGWLRDAIALSVSSDCDIPLRYSNREPALRKLAVRMGSSHLRYALESVFEIRSAILGNANAQLATEWLFSSILSK from the coding sequence GTGAAATTTTCAGAGATTATTGGCCATCAAGAAGCGATTGATCAACTGCGCCGCGCTCATAGCGCAGGGCGGATTTCTCATGCGCTTTTATTAGTTGGCCCCCCTTCAGTCGGCAAATCTTCGCTTGCTAATGCTTTGGCTTCAACGCTTCTTTGCGAAAAAGGTGATCAGCTAGGGGATCCCTGCGGCAAGTGCAGCTCGTGTCAGCGTATGGGGGCAAATGGACATCCTGATTTGACGGAGTTGGCTCCTGAGGGCGCGGGTGAGATCATCAGCATAAAAACCCTGAGAGAGCGCGTTTTCAGCACAGCTATCTACGCTCCTGCAATCGCTCCTAAAAAAGTCTTTCTTCTTAATCGAGCCGACCGTTTAGGCTCGGATGCTTCGCACAGCTTGCTTAAAATCCTCGAAGAGCCCCCGCCTTATGTTAATTTTATATTGACATCCGACTCGACTGAGATGATTTTGGGAACTATTCTTTCGAGATGTCGGATTATGCGAGTGGGGACCGTTTCACAAGTCGAGATCGCAAATGCGCTTCATTCTCGCTTTGGAATTGATCCTGAACGGGCAGCGCTTTTTGCTTCTTATGCGGATGGCGCTCCAGGGAAAGCAATCGCTTTAGCTCAAGACCCTGATCAGGCGGATTCGCTGGATGAGTTAGCGCAATTTTGTGAGGATTTAGGGGGGGCATCTGAAGCTCAAGCGTTGAGAATGGCTGAGCGGTTCAGAGAATTAGCTTCTCGTTCAAAGAAATCAGGCGAGGAAGACCGTTCGTCTCGCCTCGCCTTCGTTGTCGCTTTTGATATGCTTGCAGGATGGCTTCGCGATGCAATCGCTCTTTCAGTATCGAGCGATTGCGATATTCCGCTTCGTTACAGCAATCGCGAACCGGCTTTGCGTAAGCTGGCTGTTCGCATGGGTTCAAGTCATCTTCGATATGCCCTTGAATCGGTCTTCGAAATCCGCTCCGCCATCCTAGGTAATGCCAACGCTCAACTCGCCACAGAGTGGCTCTTTTCGAGCATTCTGTCTAAGTAA